In the genome of Verrucomicrobiia bacterium, one region contains:
- the nadC gene encoding carboxylating nicotinate-nucleotide diphosphorylase, which produces MNALPQEIVDNFVRAALAEDIGAGDITTEMAIPADQQAEAYIVAKEPCVVAGLPVVEAVFTQINRAVTVKLLVDEGDVVETGARVCVLKGPARAILTGERTALNFLQRLSGIATLTHQFVAKVAEASVRVKPKILDTRKTTPTLRILEKYAVAVGGGTNHRVGLFDAMMIKDNHRVVLARLGSKALGDAVASVRKNHPNAPIIIEADNLEQVEEALAASADHILLDNMTPDELREAVMLVAGRAKTEASGGVRLDTITAVASTGVDYISVGALTHSARAVDFSLELVD; this is translated from the coding sequence ATGAACGCTTTGCCGCAAGAAATCGTCGATAACTTCGTGCGCGCTGCACTGGCCGAGGACATCGGCGCTGGCGATATCACGACGGAAATGGCGATTCCGGCGGACCAGCAGGCGGAAGCCTATATCGTCGCGAAGGAACCATGCGTTGTGGCTGGCTTGCCGGTGGTCGAAGCGGTCTTCACGCAGATCAATCGGGCAGTCACGGTAAAGCTGTTGGTGGACGAAGGCGATGTGGTGGAAACGGGGGCTCGCGTATGTGTCCTCAAGGGCCCGGCGCGCGCGATATTGACCGGTGAACGGACGGCGCTCAACTTTTTGCAGCGGCTGTCGGGGATCGCGACGCTGACGCACCAGTTCGTCGCGAAGGTGGCGGAGGCCTCCGTGCGTGTGAAGCCGAAGATTCTGGATACGCGTAAGACCACGCCCACGCTCCGCATTCTGGAGAAGTACGCGGTGGCGGTCGGCGGCGGCACGAACCATCGCGTGGGTCTTTTCGATGCGATGATGATCAAAGACAATCATCGCGTTGTGTTGGCCCGCCTTGGCTCGAAAGCCCTCGGTGATGCGGTCGCTTCAGTTCGTAAGAACCACCCGAATGCACCGATCATCATCGAGGCGGATAATTTGGAGCAGGTGGAAGAGGCTTTGGCGGCCAGTGCGGACCATATCCTGCTCGACAACATGACGCCGGATGAACTGCGGGAAGCCGTGATGCTCGTTGCAGGCCGTGCCAAAACCGAAGCCAGCGGCGGCGTCCGTCTCGACACTATCACCGCCGTCGCCAGCACCGGTGTCGACTACATTTCTGTCGGCGCGCTTACACATTCGGCGCGAGCGGTGGATTTTTCGCTGGAATTGGTGGATTGA